From Sphingobacteriales bacterium:
ACTGTAAATCAACTATTTCTGTAGTATGAAAATTCATCGTGAGGGAAAGCAAAGCATTATTTTGGGATTCATTGTGTTTTCATCAGTAAATTTTATGCTTTTCTTTTTGTTGCCTGTTTATCCGTTTTTGATCTTATTGATAATAAGTTCTTTATTGTTGTGCGGATTGATTTTGTTTTTCAGGGTACCTGAACGAAAACATGTAAAAAATCCCTTTTCAATAATCTCACCGGCAGACGGCAGGGTTCTAAAGATTAAAGAAGTCTATGAAAATGAGTATTTTAAGAAGCCAAAGACCCGCATTTCCATATTTATGTCGGTTACAGATGTCCATTTAAACAGGATACCGGTTGATGGAAAAATTGTTTTTGTACAGTATCATCCCGGACGTTATCTGTTGGCT
This genomic window contains:
- a CDS encoding phosphatidylserine decarboxylase family protein codes for the protein MKIHREGKQSIILGFIVFSSVNFMLFFLLPVYPFLILLIISSLLLCGLILFFRVPERKHVKNPFSIISPADGRVLKIKEVYENEYFKKPKTRISIFMSVTDVHLNRIPVDGKIVFVQYHPGRYLLAFHPKSSELNEHNTIVVETDRGHQILVRQIAGGLARRVRCFVNENEQYRQGDEMGFIKFGSRADVFIPDEYKVSVVKNQKVKAGVSVLAVLKEE